From Plodia interpunctella isolate USDA-ARS_2022_Savannah chromosome 18, ilPloInte3.2, whole genome shotgun sequence, a single genomic window includes:
- the LOC128677936 gene encoding ejaculatory bulb-specific protein 3, whose protein sequence is MQVRMNLLIIIGVLVVVDARRYSSKHDNIDIDRLVRSPLYMEESAACYLDRRPCSKMTATLKRAIPEIVNLACGKCTPAQKYILRRYLEELKKQRPEDYAAFRHKYDPDNVYFVDLEAAISVNKTDI, encoded by the exons ATGCAGGTCAGAATGAATCTTTTGATAATCATTGGAGTGTTGGTGGTAGTAGACGCGAGAAGGTACAGCTCTAAGCACGACAACATCGACATTGACCGCCTGGTCCGGAGCCCACTGTACATGGAGGAGTCAGCCGCTTGCTATTTGGATCGGCGCCCCTGTAGCAAGATGACAGCTACTTTAAAAA gagCAATACCAGAGATAGTAAATTTGGCCTGTGGGAAATGTACTCCAGCGCAGAAATACATCTTACGAAGATACTTGGAAGAGCTGAAGAAACAGCGCCCGGAGGACTATGCCGCATTCAGACATAAATATGACCCTGATAATGTGTATTTTGTTGATTTGGAAGCAGCCATCTCTGTTAATAAAACCGATATATAG
- the LOC128677943 gene encoding uncharacterized protein LOC128677943 isoform X2, with the protein MRAAVILAILAVMAAIVVAEEDYAAYFKDDVKMKTAMECLLDKAPCGKLQGLRIRKAFGIRPVPGHVYCSAVRIMELLYCAGDWAAEAKTNATQKL; encoded by the exons ATGCGTGCAGCGGTGATACTGGCCATCTTGGCTGTTATGGCAGCCATAGTTGTGGCTGAGGAAGACTACGCTGCGTACTTCAAGGACGATGTCAAGATGAAGACAGCCATGGAGTGTTTGCTGGACAAGGCTCCGTGTGGGAAACTCCAAGGATTGAGAA TCCGAAAGGCATTTGGAATTAGACCTGTACCTGGGCACGTGTATTGCTCAGCGGTGCGCATCATGGAGCTCTTGTATTGTGCCGGGGACTGGGCAGCCGAGGCAAAGACAAATGCAACACAAAAGCTATAG
- the LOC128677943 gene encoding uncharacterized protein LOC128677943 isoform X1, whose product MRAAVILAILAVMAAIVVAEEDYAAYFKDDVKMKTAMECLLDKAPCGKLQGLRNKFPKMIKDDCGTCTPVQKTKYDVVKKLLQEHHPQYYKALKTKYST is encoded by the exons ATGCGTGCAGCGGTGATACTGGCCATCTTGGCTGTTATGGCAGCCATAGTTGTGGCTGAGGAAGACTACGCTGCGTACTTCAAGGACGATGTCAAGATGAAGACAGCCATGGAGTGTTTGCTGGACAAGGCTCCGTGTGGGAAACTCCAAGGATTGAGAA aCAAGTTCCCCAAAATGATAAAAGACGACTGTGGCACCTGCACACCGGTTCAGAAGACCAAGTACGACGTAGTGAAGAAACTTCTCCAGGAACACCATCCTCAGTACTACAAGGCTTTGAAAACCAAATATTCGACATGA